A part of Prolixibacteraceae bacterium genomic DNA contains:
- a CDS encoding sulfatase, with the protein MIKKISFMLAALTVGTVSAKKNPQPNVVIIFADDMGYGDLSCYGNPTIPTPNLDKMATNGAKFTQFYVGASVCTPSRAALLTGCFPKRVGLEKNVLMPWDKIGLNPKEQTLPRQLKDAGYTTACVGKWHLGYQKEFMPWNHGFDMFYGFPYSNDMSKREQKILNPKWNYPYTLAFISQKDTLEVDPDQHNITRKLTNKSVDFIKNNRKKPFFLYLAYPMPHVPVYASKEYEGSTKRGKYGDAVAEVDWGVGQVLDALKKSKLDKNTIVIFSSDNGPWKVYKTEGGSAGPLHGAKGTLWEGGLRVPTIAYWPKHINPGIRVSPVRAMDILPSIMKLCNAPMPTNKIDGVDVSHYILDGNQKVDQQPMLYYDKKGIARGIRVGAYKFLELKGKKHLFNVEVDISEDYNIIKKHAKLAERLEKQMHDMDNEIVKGRRAPAEVDYVMAPKPDNRKK; encoded by the coding sequence ATGATCAAGAAAATAAGCTTTATGTTGGCAGCCTTAACTGTAGGTACTGTCAGTGCAAAGAAAAATCCGCAACCAAACGTCGTTATCATTTTCGCGGATGATATGGGATATGGAGACCTTAGCTGTTATGGTAATCCGACAATCCCTACTCCGAATCTTGATAAAATGGCCACCAATGGTGCAAAGTTTACTCAATTCTATGTAGGGGCATCTGTCTGTACACCATCAAGAGCAGCTTTGTTAACAGGGTGTTTTCCAAAAAGAGTGGGACTCGAAAAAAATGTCCTTATGCCATGGGATAAGATAGGTTTAAATCCTAAAGAGCAAACTTTACCTAGACAATTAAAAGATGCTGGTTATACCACTGCTTGTGTTGGTAAATGGCACTTAGGTTACCAAAAAGAGTTTATGCCTTGGAACCATGGGTTTGATATGTTTTACGGTTTTCCTTACAGCAATGATATGAGTAAGAGAGAGCAGAAAATACTTAATCCAAAATGGAACTATCCTTATACATTAGCATTTATATCACAAAAAGATACTTTAGAAGTCGATCCAGATCAGCATAATATTACGCGTAAGCTTACAAACAAATCTGTAGACTTCATTAAGAATAATCGTAAGAAACCATTCTTCTTATATTTAGCATACCCAATGCCTCATGTACCAGTTTATGCATCTAAAGAGTACGAAGGCTCGACCAAACGTGGTAAGTATGGTGATGCAGTTGCCGAAGTTGACTGGGGAGTAGGGCAGGTATTAGATGCTTTAAAAAAGTCCAAGCTAGACAAAAATACGATTGTTATCTTCTCTTCGGATAATGGACCGTGGAAAGTATATAAAACAGAAGGAGGGTCGGCAGGTCCATTGCATGGAGCAAAGGGTACCTTATGGGAAGGTGGTCTAAGAGTCCCTACTATTGCGTACTGGCCAAAACATATCAATCCTGGAATTCGTGTCTCCCCAGTGAGAGCGATGGATATACTTCCTTCTATCATGAAATTGTGTAATGCTCCCATGCCAACCAATAAGATTGATGGTGTAGATGTGAGTCACTACATTCTAGATGGCAACCAAAAAGTGGATCAACAACCAATGTTGTATTACGACAAGAAAGGTATTGCAAGAGGTATTCGTGTAGGAGCATATAAATTCTTAGAACTAAAGGGAAAGAAACATCTATTTAATGTAGAAGTAGATATCTCCGAAGATTATAACATTATTAAAAAGCATGCAAAATTGGCGGAAAGGTTAGAGAAGCAAATGCATGATATGGATAACGAGATTGTGAAAGGAAGACGCGCCCCAGCAGAAGTAGATTATGTAATGGCACCTAAACCAGATAATAGAAAGAAATGA
- a CDS encoding beta-N-acetylhexosaminidase, which produces MRKRYVPHLVLICLGMMISIGATAVNKETSSRIVPQPNSITRGSETVIKWGDPIRVIYDKELSNEKSFLQQNLFEGYEENVVFDIRNTRKLKKQRKGNYIEITIDKSNKFFKEEGAYILEAKDEHVLITAADARGIFYGIQSLKQLSEDGIIESCVITDSPRFQWRGMMLDEARFFQGKREVKKILDEMAYLKMNRFHWHLTDDAGWRIEIKKYPKLTSVGAYRKDSEAVWWKSGKKLGRAHSGYYTQEDIKEVIAYAKARHITIIPEIEMPGHAAAAIAAYPWLTASKKQIPVPTRFGKFKEIYNVSDPRVIEFIHDVLEEVFNLFPSKVVHVGGDEVLYDSWNESKEVQRYMADQKLKTPSDLQIYFTNNLSKFFEQNNRNMMGWNDILGDDIHGWQSKDNLNPSETLSQSTIVHFWKGDPKLIKKTLERGYKVVNAYHIFTYLDYKPTKLTLQKMFNYDPVPKGISEDLAKNIMGVSGQMWTEWCPTNCDIERQIFPRLAALAEIGWTNLDQKHYQNFVTQIPRLEKRWYNKEIRYDRETKY; this is translated from the coding sequence ATGAGAAAGAGATACGTACCACATTTAGTGTTGATATGTTTGGGGATGATGATCTCTATTGGGGCTACAGCAGTGAACAAGGAGACATCAAGTCGCATTGTGCCACAACCTAATAGTATTACAAGAGGATCAGAAACTGTGATAAAATGGGGAGACCCAATTCGTGTCATTTATGACAAAGAGTTATCGAACGAGAAGAGTTTCTTACAACAAAATTTGTTTGAAGGTTACGAAGAGAACGTAGTATTCGATATTAGAAATACGCGAAAACTTAAGAAACAGCGAAAAGGAAATTACATTGAAATAACTATAGATAAAAGTAATAAATTCTTTAAAGAAGAGGGTGCATATATTCTGGAGGCAAAGGATGAACATGTGTTAATAACAGCAGCCGATGCGAGAGGAATATTTTACGGAATACAGTCATTAAAACAGTTGTCTGAGGACGGTATCATTGAGAGTTGTGTCATAACAGATAGCCCACGTTTCCAATGGAGAGGCATGATGTTAGATGAAGCAAGATTCTTTCAGGGAAAGCGAGAAGTCAAGAAGATATTAGATGAGATGGCATACCTAAAGATGAATCGTTTTCATTGGCACTTGACTGATGATGCAGGGTGGCGTATCGAAATCAAAAAATATCCCAAACTAACCTCTGTTGGTGCTTACCGTAAAGATAGTGAGGCTGTATGGTGGAAGAGTGGAAAGAAATTAGGCCGTGCCCATTCAGGATACTATACACAAGAAGACATAAAAGAAGTGATTGCATATGCCAAAGCACGTCATATCACAATTATTCCTGAGATAGAGATGCCTGGTCATGCTGCTGCAGCCATTGCTGCTTATCCATGGCTTACTGCCAGCAAAAAACAGATCCCTGTCCCTACACGCTTTGGAAAGTTCAAAGAGATATATAATGTCTCAGATCCAAGAGTGATCGAATTTATTCACGATGTATTAGAAGAAGTCTTTAACCTATTTCCATCTAAAGTAGTTCATGTTGGTGGGGATGAAGTGCTTTATGATTCGTGGAATGAGAGTAAAGAGGTCCAAAGATATATGGCAGATCAGAAATTAAAAACACCTTCAGATCTACAAATTTACTTTACCAACAACCTCTCTAAATTCTTTGAGCAGAACAATAGAAACATGATGGGATGGAATGATATCCTTGGAGATGATATTCATGGATGGCAATCTAAAGATAACCTTAACCCGAGTGAAACATTGAGTCAATCGACTATTGTGCATTTCTGGAAAGGCGATCCTAAGTTAATTAAGAAGACATTAGAAAGAGGATATAAGGTGGTGAATGCATATCATATTTTCACCTACTTAGACTATAAACCAACAAAGTTAACTCTACAAAAAATGTTCAACTACGATCCAGTACCCAAAGGGATAAGTGAAGATCTAGCGAAGAACATAATGGGGGTCAGTGGTCAAATGTGGACCGAATGGTGTCCAACAAATTGTGATATCGAGCG
- a CDS encoding RagB/SusD family nutrient uptake outer membrane protein, protein MKTTILYTLMIGSFLFSSCNSWLDEDPQYTLNAKTVFESEKSAQMALYGCYSSMTTLGTFGNYAEELSAGTSGLFYLRKQGNWMEELGSLNVSPTNTLLVMHWDELYRAISQFNNYLAFIDKANLRPEFISRTKGEVYFLRALAYYQLVTKWGGVPLRLSPTNKEHINEPRATEQACYDAILSDLDKAIIELKPENRDVSQIAAYALKSKTLFIMASRAQNDMTLWEKAKLAGEKVITSGRYKLAENYQKLFDGMSNKETIFSLHFMTYQYSNYNRTGAVFCPQGSTKNGTNWSRIQVSKTVFDEHNKLYPGDPRIDISYFHTSYAYYKKQELFNSAYEVYPSVNWENNKDFRQWPNLKKYWDKDQVATYSSRDITPIRYADILLLMAEVENELGNKTTALGYVNQVMTRARNSSTSAWGAINPTNWSESMTKEEIRDRLFVEREFELLGEGDDFIDARRRGVEKFKWMLLRHNKNKNNRPDQHPVWSDHVYDLSKAERNMYLPIPLKEINTNDAITESDQNKGY, encoded by the coding sequence ATGAAAACAACAATATTATATACCTTAATGATTGGATCGTTTCTTTTTTCCAGTTGTAATAGTTGGTTAGATGAAGATCCCCAATACACTTTAAATGCAAAGACTGTTTTCGAAAGTGAGAAGAGTGCACAAATGGCGCTATATGGATGTTATAGTAGTATGACTACCCTAGGAACATTTGGTAACTATGCCGAAGAGTTATCTGCAGGAACTTCAGGTTTGTTCTATCTGCGAAAGCAAGGCAATTGGATGGAGGAGTTAGGCTCTTTAAACGTATCTCCTACAAATACACTATTAGTGATGCATTGGGATGAACTGTATAGAGCCATAAGTCAATTCAACAACTATTTGGCATTCATTGATAAAGCCAATTTGAGACCAGAGTTCATCTCAAGAACCAAAGGAGAGGTATACTTCTTAAGAGCATTGGCATACTATCAGCTGGTAACCAAATGGGGTGGTGTTCCTTTAAGATTATCTCCAACTAATAAGGAACATATTAATGAACCACGTGCAACAGAACAAGCATGTTATGATGCCATCCTTTCAGATCTTGATAAAGCAATTATAGAGCTAAAACCAGAGAACAGAGATGTAAGTCAAATTGCAGCTTATGCTTTGAAATCGAAGACGCTTTTTATTATGGCGAGTAGAGCACAAAATGACATGACTTTATGGGAAAAAGCGAAGCTAGCTGGTGAGAAAGTAATAACATCTGGTAGATATAAATTAGCAGAAAACTACCAAAAATTATTTGATGGAATGTCGAATAAGGAGACAATTTTCTCTCTTCATTTTATGACATACCAATATAGTAATTACAATAGAACAGGTGCAGTATTTTGTCCTCAAGGTTCAACGAAGAATGGAACTAATTGGTCAAGGATACAGGTGTCAAAAACTGTATTTGATGAGCATAATAAATTATATCCTGGAGATCCCCGTATCGATATTTCCTATTTCCATACGAGCTATGCATACTATAAAAAACAAGAACTATTTAATAGTGCATACGAAGTCTACCCAAGTGTTAATTGGGAAAATAATAAAGACTTTAGACAGTGGCCTAACCTTAAGAAATATTGGGATAAAGACCAAGTTGCAACCTATTCATCTCGAGATATAACCCCGATACGTTATGCTGATATCCTTTTATTGATGGCAGAAGTGGAGAATGAACTTGGGAACAAGACGACAGCTCTTGGCTATGTAAATCAAGTAATGACGAGAGCTCGAAATTCTTCAACATCAGCTTGGGGAGCAATAAATCCAACCAATTGGTCTGAGAGTATGACAAAAGAGGAAATTCGAGATCGACTATTTGTGGAGCGTGAATTTGAACTTCTTGGGGAAGGTGATGATTTTATTGATGCAAGAAGACGAGGAGTAGAGAAATTTAAGTGGATGCTTCTTCGTCATAACAAAAATAAAAACAATCGTCCAGATCAACACCCTGTATGGTCAGATCATGTATATGATCTGAGTAAGGCAGAAAGAAACATGTATTTGCCGATACCTTTAAAGGAGATCAATACCAATGATGCGATAACAGAATCCGACCAAAATAAAGGGTACTAA